One part of the Ornithodoros turicata isolate Travis chromosome 2, ASM3712646v1, whole genome shotgun sequence genome encodes these proteins:
- the LOC135384757 gene encoding uncharacterized protein LOC135384757, translated as MTIKSLSALLRCAVVWPSKEEVLENIPKCFKDFSQTRVIFDCTEVSVGVPKCLRCRINTYSHYKKGHTVKYMIGVSPGGLITFVSKGYGGRASGKAIFEQSGLVKDLLPGIDSVMVDKGFLIDSICEKHLINVIRPLFLRQKKQSRKSEAMRTRKIAAARVHVERTIQRIKLFKILIHKLTWNMVPFADDMLLISAALTNLSRSIIGEDKFL; from the coding sequence atGACCATAAAGTCACTGTCCGCTCTGCTCCGATGTGCTGTAGTTTGGCCCTCAAAAGAAGAAGTGCTGGAAAACATTCCAAAGTGTTTCAAGGATTTTTCGCAAACAAGGGTGATCTTCGATTGCACAGAGGTGAGCGTGGGAGTGCCCAAGTGCCTTAGATGCCGCATCAATACCTATTCCCATTATAAGAAGGGGCATACCGTGAAATACATGATTGGCGTTTCACCAGGTGGTTTGATCACCTTCGTCAGCAAAGGATATGGAGGCAGAGCCTCTGGTAAGGCTATTTTTGAACAAAGTGGACTAGTGAAGGATCTCCTCCCTGGTATTGATAGTGTGATGGTCGACAAGGGCTTTCTGATTGACTCTATCTGTGAGAAGCACCTCATCAATGTGATTAGGCCACTTTTCCTTCGCCAAAAGAAGCAGTCTAGAAAATCGGAGGCTATGAGAACAAGAAAGATAGCTGCAGCAAGAGTACACGTTGAGAGGACCATACAGCGTATAAAGCTCTTCAAGATCCTTATCCATAAGTTGACATGGAACATGGTCCCATTTGCTGATGACATGCTGTTGATATCAGCTGCCCTCACCAATCTATCAAGGTCAATTATAGGCGAAGACAAGTTCCTTTGA